From bacterium, a single genomic window includes:
- a CDS encoding sigma-E factor regulatory protein RseB domain-containing protein → MSRKLTILVLLFCVAALAETALDVLTQALVAEPTVENYVGEKTIILYNGAQAEAMEVRVSFEAGGATRTDYLSPPAMRERVVIDDGADLYSYDPHLEVTVHSDSPQMLDDRLSDTERRDLIAGNYILELEPNHTVAGRDAYRVEITSRHNATPHRILWIDSKNYLVLQSREECNDSAANTGFSWIEFNVEFSPDYFSMGQFTGTVVEEAAPVSKSARNTLPEELGLVPVVPEKLPGGFVLVETRLGYRANGQYAAHLSYTDGLEGLSVFEEAQEGSLKGQEIALGETMARLSKSANYSVLQWRAGDITFTLVGQLTNYGLYQVAAYFVTGK, encoded by the coding sequence ATGTCGCGCAAGCTCACGATCCTGGTTCTTCTTTTCTGCGTCGCGGCCCTGGCCGAAACGGCGCTGGACGTGCTCACCCAGGCGCTCGTGGCCGAGCCGACCGTGGAGAATTACGTCGGCGAGAAGACGATAATCCTCTACAACGGTGCCCAGGCCGAGGCGATGGAGGTGCGCGTGAGCTTCGAGGCCGGCGGCGCGACGCGCACCGATTACCTCTCCCCGCCCGCCATGCGTGAGCGGGTCGTGATAGACGACGGCGCGGACCTCTACTCCTATGACCCGCACCTCGAGGTCACCGTCCACTCCGACTCCCCGCAGATGCTGGACGACCGCCTGAGCGACACCGAGCGCAGGGACCTCATCGCCGGCAACTACATCCTCGAGCTCGAGCCGAACCACACGGTGGCGGGGCGCGACGCCTACAGGGTCGAGATAACCTCGCGTCACAACGCCACACCCCACCGAATCCTCTGGATAGACTCCAAGAACTACCTCGTGCTGCAGAGCCGGGAGGAGTGCAACGATTCGGCCGCCAACACCGGTTTCTCCTGGATCGAGTTCAACGTGGAGTTCTCCCCCGATTACTTCTCTATGGGCCAGTTCACGGGCACGGTGGTCGAGGAGGCCGCGCCGGTCAGCAAATCCGCCCGGAACACGCTCCCGGAAGAGCTGGGGTTAGTGCCCGTCGTTCCCGAAAAGCTCCCCGGCGGTTTCGTCCTGGTCGAGACCAGATTGGGTTACCGGGCCAACGGTCAGTACGCCGCGCACCTCTCCTACACCGACGGCCTCGAGGGGCTCTCCGTCTTCGAGGAGGCGCAGGAGGGAAGTCTCAAGGGGCAGGAGATAGCCCTGGGCGAAACGATGGCACGCCTCTCCAAGAGCGCCAACTACTCGGTGCTCCAGTGGCGGGCCGGAGACATCACCTTCACCCTGGTCGGCCAGCTCACCAACTACGGCCTCTACCAGGTCGCCGCCTACTTCGTGACCGGGAAGTGA
- the lpxA gene encoding acyl-ACP--UDP-N-acetylglucosamine O-acyltransferase: MPEVHASSIVHPEARLAEDVVVGPFSCVGAGVTLGAGTVLKSHVVIEGPTVIGERNTVFPFAVIGVVPQDLKFAGEPSETVIGNSNTIREGVTIHRGTQANMRTVVGSGCLLMAYSHVAHDCVVGSGVILANLATLAGHVTVEDHAIIGGLTGVQQFNRIGAYSYTGGGCMVTQGVPPFMLVYNYPATHVGSINEVGLRRHGFSDERVGLIKRAYRILYRSGLAPKGALERIKAELEPNEDIARLTAFLEGADRGIVKGGGRWEAGARGTGDEG, encoded by the coding sequence ATGCCCGAGGTCCATGCCAGCTCCATCGTTCACCCCGAGGCGCGGCTGGCCGAAGACGTGGTCGTGGGCCCCTTCTCGTGCGTGGGCGCCGGCGTGACCCTCGGCGCCGGCACGGTGCTCAAGAGCCACGTCGTCATCGAGGGGCCGACGGTAATCGGCGAGCGCAACACCGTTTTCCCCTTCGCCGTCATCGGGGTCGTCCCCCAGGACCTGAAATTCGCCGGCGAGCCGAGCGAAACCGTCATCGGGAATTCCAACACCATCCGGGAGGGCGTGACCATCCACCGGGGGACGCAGGCGAACATGCGGACGGTGGTCGGCTCGGGGTGCCTGTTGATGGCCTACTCCCACGTGGCCCACGACTGCGTGGTGGGCTCGGGGGTGATTCTGGCCAATCTGGCGACCCTGGCCGGCCACGTTACGGTGGAGGACCACGCGATAATCGGCGGCCTGACGGGAGTGCAGCAGTTCAACCGGATCGGCGCCTACTCCTACACGGGCGGCGGCTGTATGGTCACCCAGGGCGTCCCCCCCTTCATGCTCGTCTACAACTACCCCGCGACCCACGTCGGCTCGATCAACGAAGTCGGTCTCCGGCGCCACGGCTTCTCCGACGAGCGCGTCGGCCTCATCAAGCGGGCCTACCGCATCCTCTACCGCTCGGGGCTGGCGCCCAAGGGGGCCCTGGAGAGGATCAAGGCCGAGCTGGAGCCCAACGAGGACATCGCGCGGCTGACGGCATTTTTGGAGGGCGCGGATCGGGGGATAGTCAAGGGGGGCGGCCGGTGGGAGGCCGGCGCCCGGGGGACCGGCGACGAAGGGTAG